The following are from one region of the Tindallia californiensis genome:
- a CDS encoding fdrA domain protein, translating to MSKVNQLFDSELNIVNLGLESFSKELKSQKKKVVHVDWRPVAGGNKKLAALLEKLS from the coding sequence ATGTCAAAAGTTAACCAATTATTTGACAGTGAGCTAAACATTGTGAATCTGGGATTAGAGTCTTTTTCCAAAGAACTGAAATCTCAAAAGAAAAAGGTAGTACATGTGGACTGGAGACCTGTAGCGGGAGGCAATAAAAAATTGGCTGCCCTATTGGAAAAACTATCTTAA
- a CDS encoding PucR family transcriptional regulator has product MTNITGITVKELLEADFMSNADVLAGKKGLENIIQKVNVMEVPDIVDWVEEGELLLTTAYVIKDDPDKLYDLVIELHQKGVAGLGIKTHRYIKEVPSYILEEADKRGFPLIKLPYELSHSTVIANSLTKIIGQQTELLERIDRVQNKLLNTMLRGGGLGAIGKVICESLEKSTLAIREYVFEENIIFCNEKKKEALEEILKKDRESGNEYELYMENDFRHFETVDNLNGEKVKRYTIPICTQDRNFGAIYIWDSDQRLTSLEIRMIKSSSSIIALEILKKLSMFEIESKYKIEFFDDLFSKNNMKQNRALERAAYFDFDKNLSYSAIVISISEHRRHKKGEQLQAHLMHKVNIRILGLVQRLIYHHKQNMICGNKSDKIIILYGSSKEGDSTALKKEILSFCNEIIHYSDLEAMKHIQVGIGRNYKDPKALWRSYREAKRAIRGMEMDDKKRIAHYADLGIYKLLTYDELEPELQEFYRDILKLLVEYDKEKNTELVPTLKMYFRLGGNLKKISKEMYTHYNTIIYRVQRIEEITGTNLENYDDRLNLQIALKIYDIIDEEKV; this is encoded by the coding sequence ATGACCAATATAACAGGCATCACAGTCAAAGAACTATTAGAGGCAGATTTTATGAGCAACGCCGATGTCCTGGCGGGAAAAAAAGGGCTGGAGAATATCATTCAGAAAGTGAACGTCATGGAAGTTCCGGATATCGTAGACTGGGTAGAAGAAGGAGAACTGTTACTAACCACCGCCTATGTGATAAAAGATGATCCTGACAAATTATATGATCTGGTGATAGAGCTTCACCAAAAGGGAGTGGCCGGGTTAGGGATTAAAACGCATCGGTATATCAAGGAGGTTCCTTCGTATATACTTGAAGAAGCGGATAAACGAGGCTTTCCACTGATTAAACTGCCCTATGAACTTTCTCATTCCACAGTGATTGCCAACAGCCTGACAAAAATCATTGGACAGCAGACGGAACTGTTGGAACGCATTGACCGGGTACAGAATAAACTGTTGAATACCATGCTGCGAGGCGGAGGCCTAGGAGCCATTGGAAAAGTCATTTGTGAAAGCCTTGAAAAATCCACCTTAGCTATTCGGGAATATGTGTTTGAAGAAAACATTATTTTCTGTAACGAAAAAAAGAAAGAAGCACTGGAAGAAATACTCAAAAAAGATCGGGAAAGTGGCAATGAATACGAATTGTATATGGAAAATGATTTCCGTCATTTTGAAACAGTAGATAATTTGAACGGAGAAAAAGTAAAACGCTATACGATTCCCATTTGTACCCAAGATCGAAATTTTGGCGCTATTTATATCTGGGACAGTGATCAGCGGCTAACCAGTCTGGAAATACGGATGATCAAATCTTCCAGTTCCATTATTGCGCTGGAAATATTAAAAAAACTATCCATGTTTGAAATTGAAAGTAAATACAAAATAGAGTTTTTTGATGATCTGTTTTCTAAAAACAATATGAAACAAAACCGAGCCTTGGAAAGAGCCGCTTATTTTGATTTTGACAAAAATTTATCCTATTCAGCCATCGTCATTTCTATCTCTGAACATCGGCGTCATAAAAAAGGAGAGCAGCTTCAAGCTCACTTAATGCATAAAGTGAACATTCGTATTTTAGGACTGGTTCAAAGATTGATTTATCACCATAAACAAAACATGATTTGTGGAAATAAGAGCGATAAAATCATTATTCTTTATGGATCTTCCAAAGAAGGAGATAGCACCGCTCTGAAAAAAGAAATCCTCTCTTTTTGCAATGAAATCATTCATTATTCAGATTTAGAAGCCATGAAACATATTCAAGTAGGAATCGGACGAAACTACAAAGATCCTAAAGCGCTTTGGCGCAGCTATCGGGAAGCCAAACGAGCTATCAGAGGCATGGAGATGGATGATAAAAAACGCATTGCTCATTATGCGGACCTAGGAATTTACAAATTACTTACCTATGACGAACTGGAACCGGAGCTTCAGGAATTTTACCGTGATATCCTAAAACTTTTAGTAGAATATGATAAAGAAAAAAACACAGAACTGGTTCCAACATTGAAAATGTATTTTCGTTTAGGTGGCAACCTGAAGAAAATTTCCAAAGAAATGTATACCCATTACAATACAATTATTTATCGGGTTCAACGAATCGAAGAGATTACAGGAACTAATCTGGAAAACTATGACGATCGGTTAAATCTGCAAATAGCACTAAAGATTTATGACATCATCGATGAGGAAAAGGTTTAG
- the fdrA gene encoding acyl-CoA synthetase FdrA, which translates to MTLKSHVKKNAYYDSVVLMQVTKELKKTEGIQEVIVGMGTDLNKELAENLGLLTEEIKNATANDFFVTLEGEETIDMEDILLKIKTLLNQKKTSGGEDYRPATLRSAMKVMPEANLAIFSIPGEYAFDEVKKALEQDLHVMLFSDNVSIEEEKELKELAQEKGLLMMGPDCGTAIINQTPLAFANVVKPGNIGIVGASGTGTQEVSVIIDKLGAGVSQVIGTGGRDLKEEIGGIMMLMGMDALEKDEKTEVIVLISKPPSEKVAHKILERVKACQKPVIVDFIDGDRKMIESYGAYACISLEDTAQKAVALSKGEKPKDFDGFSIDEKLIDEMVEKELSKYSQKQRYVRGLYTGGTLAEEAQTILTESLGEIFSNKPKKPERKLANVFKSEKHTVVDLGEDEFTIGKPHPMIDPSGRADRIVEEGQDEEVAVLLMDMVLGYGAHEDPAGEMIESIQQAKAQMESVNGHLTVVASICGTEGDPQDMEESRKKLEDAGVILLPSNAQAVKFVEKILKRIQ; encoded by the coding sequence ATGACCTTGAAATCCCACGTAAAAAAGAATGCTTACTATGACTCTGTGGTTCTGATGCAAGTAACCAAAGAATTGAAAAAGACAGAAGGCATCCAGGAAGTGATTGTCGGCATGGGAACAGACCTCAACAAAGAACTGGCCGAAAATCTGGGCTTGCTGACTGAAGAAATTAAAAATGCAACCGCTAACGATTTCTTTGTGACCCTTGAAGGAGAAGAAACGATCGATATGGAGGATATCCTTCTCAAGATCAAAACATTATTAAACCAGAAGAAAACCTCTGGAGGAGAAGATTACCGACCGGCAACTTTACGGTCAGCCATGAAAGTAATGCCGGAAGCAAACCTGGCTATTTTTTCGATTCCTGGCGAATATGCCTTTGATGAAGTTAAAAAGGCTTTGGAGCAAGACCTTCATGTCATGTTATTTAGTGATAATGTAAGCATTGAAGAAGAAAAAGAGCTCAAAGAATTGGCTCAGGAAAAAGGATTGCTGATGATGGGACCGGACTGCGGTACAGCCATCATTAATCAGACACCACTGGCTTTTGCCAATGTAGTAAAACCTGGAAATATTGGTATTGTAGGAGCTTCCGGAACCGGAACCCAGGAAGTTTCTGTGATTATTGATAAACTGGGTGCCGGTGTATCTCAAGTAATTGGAACCGGTGGAAGAGATCTAAAAGAAGAAATTGGTGGCATTATGATGCTGATGGGCATGGATGCGTTGGAAAAGGATGAAAAGACAGAAGTTATTGTCCTGATTTCAAAGCCTCCCAGCGAAAAAGTGGCCCACAAAATTCTTGAACGAGTAAAAGCTTGCCAAAAACCGGTAATTGTTGATTTTATTGACGGTGATCGGAAAATGATAGAGTCCTATGGTGCTTATGCTTGTATCAGTTTAGAAGATACGGCTCAAAAAGCGGTAGCCCTTTCAAAGGGTGAAAAACCGAAAGATTTTGACGGTTTTTCAATAGATGAGAAGCTAATTGACGAAATGGTGGAAAAAGAACTATCAAAATATTCACAGAAACAAAGATACGTGCGGGGCCTTTATACCGGAGGAACTTTGGCAGAAGAAGCACAAACCATTTTAACCGAAAGCCTTGGAGAAATTTTTTCCAATAAACCAAAAAAACCGGAACGAAAACTGGCCAACGTTTTTAAAAGCGAAAAACATACCGTTGTCGATTTGGGCGAAGACGAATTTACCATCGGAAAGCCTCATCCAATGATTGATCCTTCCGGAAGAGCCGATCGAATCGTAGAAGAAGGACAAGACGAAGAAGTAGCGGTACTGTTGATGGATATGGTGCTGGGATATGGAGCTCACGAAGATCCGGCCGGCGAAATGATTGAATCCATCCAACAAGCGAAAGCTCAGATGGAGTCCGTTAATGGTCATCTAACCGTGGTGGCTTCCATCTGTGGAACAGAAGGCGATCCGCAGGATATGGAAGAAAGCCGGAAAAAGCTGGAAGATGCCGGCGTTATCTTATTACCATCCAATGCACAGGCCGTAAAATTTGTAGAAAAAATACTGAAACGGATTCAGTAA
- a CDS encoding CaiB/BaiF CoA transferase family protein: MEYALENVKVLDLTRVLAGPYATMILGDLGADIIKIEMPGMGDDSRAFGPYVKEESAYFMSLNRNKRSITLNLKEEEGKKIFKDLIKKVDVVVENFRPGTMEKLGLGYDTLKEINPKLIYAASSGFGHTGPYSKRAAYDAVVQAMGGIMSITGQENGKPTRVGTSIGDINAGMFTAIGILSALYRVKETGQGQKVDVAMLDSQVAILENAIARHVVTGEIPQPQGNRHPAIVPFETFETQDGEIMIAAGNDALWKKLCQAMDHSDLSEDPRFKTNPLRNENHSALKPILEEITQGKTTAQWQDILDEAGVPNGPINTIDKVLEDPQVKAREMILEMDHPKAGKMRVPGIPVKLSDTPGKIRRPAPLLGEHTEEILKEYFDYQDAEIEKLKEDKIL; the protein is encoded by the coding sequence ATGGAGTACGCATTGGAAAATGTAAAAGTGCTGGATCTGACCCGAGTTTTGGCAGGACCTTATGCTACCATGATTTTAGGCGATTTGGGAGCCGATATTATTAAAATAGAAATGCCGGGAATGGGCGACGATTCCAGAGCCTTTGGTCCTTACGTAAAAGAAGAAAGTGCCTACTTTATGAGCTTAAATCGGAATAAACGAAGCATTACCCTGAACCTGAAAGAAGAAGAAGGGAAAAAAATCTTTAAGGACTTAATTAAAAAAGTAGACGTGGTCGTCGAAAATTTCCGTCCAGGAACCATGGAAAAACTGGGCTTGGGTTATGATACCCTAAAAGAAATAAACCCAAAATTGATTTATGCTGCTTCCTCCGGTTTTGGTCATACAGGACCTTATAGCAAAAGAGCAGCCTACGATGCGGTAGTACAAGCCATGGGCGGAATAATGAGCATCACCGGTCAGGAAAATGGAAAACCTACCAGAGTAGGAACTTCCATTGGAGATATTAATGCCGGTATGTTTACGGCTATCGGTATTCTTTCCGCCTTATACCGAGTTAAAGAAACCGGGCAAGGACAAAAAGTAGACGTGGCGATGTTAGACTCTCAAGTAGCAATCCTTGAAAATGCCATTGCACGGCACGTGGTAACCGGAGAAATCCCCCAACCTCAAGGCAATCGACATCCAGCCATTGTTCCTTTTGAAACCTTCGAAACCCAAGACGGCGAAATCATGATTGCGGCAGGTAACGATGCTTTATGGAAAAAACTTTGTCAGGCCATGGATCATTCAGACCTTAGTGAGGATCCAAGATTTAAGACGAATCCACTCAGAAACGAAAATCACTCCGCTCTTAAACCAATCCTGGAAGAGATCACACAAGGGAAAACCACGGCTCAATGGCAGGACATACTGGACGAAGCTGGCGTGCCCAATGGGCCCATCAATACCATCGACAAAGTATTAGAAGATCCTCAGGTAAAAGCACGGGAAATGATTCTGGAAATGGATCATCCAAAAGCAGGTAAAATGAGGGTACCAGGAATACCAGTGAAGCTCAGCGATACACCCGGAAAAATTCGTCGTCCCGCTCCGCTTTTGGGAGAACATACAGAAGAAATATTAAAAGAATACTTTGACTATCAGGACGCAGAGATCGAAAAGTTAAAAGAAGACAAGATCTTATAA
- a CDS encoding cyclase family protein — MNIMDLWKNVKTYDLTQNLSTQTPPWPTYEPLQLKFFKRLSPNGANGQLITTSNHVGTHLDGPLHFDTAGADIASLPMDKLMGPAAIVDLSDIAEDYGIYTPKDIMERVEVKKGDILIINTGYHKYGWDQPEADERRYMLRHPGPSMDFVDWVKEMEIKWIGVDCGSADHPFNTKIRDWEPGEAKMADEYLKGKYGKGLNEIYEWPKTYQAMHVQVFPKPHEIIHAENVGGEIDKVLNRRMIVGCFPWKFVGGESSISRIVAFDTE; from the coding sequence ATGAACATTATGGATCTATGGAAAAACGTAAAAACCTATGATTTAACTCAAAATCTTAGTACTCAAACACCACCTTGGCCAACGTATGAGCCATTACAGTTAAAATTCTTCAAACGATTATCGCCAAACGGTGCAAACGGTCAACTAATCACCACATCTAACCACGTAGGTACTCATTTGGACGGCCCACTACATTTTGATACGGCGGGAGCGGATATTGCTTCTTTACCAATGGACAAACTAATGGGTCCGGCGGCGATTGTAGATCTTTCTGATATTGCGGAAGACTATGGTATCTATACGCCAAAAGATATTATGGAACGAGTAGAAGTGAAAAAAGGAGATATTCTAATCATCAACACAGGCTACCATAAATATGGTTGGGACCAACCAGAAGCTGATGAAAGAAGATACATGCTTCGTCATCCAGGACCTTCTATGGACTTTGTAGACTGGGTAAAAGAAATGGAAATTAAATGGATTGGTGTAGACTGCGGATCCGCTGACCATCCTTTCAACACAAAAATTCGTGATTGGGAACCAGGCGAAGCAAAAATGGCTGATGAATATCTAAAAGGAAAATACGGTAAAGGCCTGAACGAAATCTATGAATGGCCAAAAACGTATCAAGCAATGCATGTACAGGTATTCCCAAAACCACATGAAATTATCCACGCTGAAAACGTAGGTGGAGAAATCGATAAGGTGCTAAACAGAAGAATGATCGTAGGATGCTTCCCATGGAAATTTGTTGGTGGAGAATCCAGTATTTCCAGAATCGTTGCTTTTGACACAGAATAA
- the arcC gene encoding carbamate kinase: MRDKKRIVIALGGNALQADPNDTTAKAQLKTAKETAKPIADLIEEGNEVIIVHGNGPQVGQIVAAYETAAATDKKNEMMPFPECGAMSQGYIGYHLQQSIREEMVKRGIKKEVATVVTQVVVDEKDPGFQNPTKPVGSFYSKEEAEKMEKEKGFVMKEDSGRGYRRMVASPEPLDVVEANLIKSLVDQNHVVIAGGGGGIPVVDKGNGVLEGVPAVVDKDFISAKMAELMDVDLLIILTAVEKVAIHFGKPNQKELTRLTKEEVYQYIEEGHFAPGSMLPKMKTALRFVESAPGRETLITSLEKAKEGIEGKTGTTIVST, from the coding sequence ATGAGAGATAAAAAACGAATTGTTATCGCCCTGGGAGGAAATGCCCTGCAGGCAGATCCTAATGATACGACAGCTAAGGCTCAGTTAAAGACAGCAAAAGAGACCGCAAAACCTATTGCCGACTTGATTGAAGAAGGAAACGAAGTGATTATTGTTCATGGCAATGGCCCGCAGGTAGGTCAGATCGTAGCGGCTTATGAAACCGCTGCGGCGACGGATAAGAAAAATGAAATGATGCCTTTTCCGGAATGTGGTGCGATGTCTCAGGGATATATTGGCTACCATTTACAGCAAAGCATTCGTGAAGAAATGGTAAAACGAGGCATCAAAAAAGAAGTAGCCACCGTCGTGACGCAAGTAGTGGTGGATGAAAAAGATCCCGGATTTCAAAACCCGACAAAACCGGTAGGTTCCTTTTATTCTAAAGAAGAAGCGGAAAAAATGGAAAAAGAAAAAGGATTTGTTATGAAGGAAGATTCAGGGCGTGGTTATCGAAGAATGGTGGCCTCCCCAGAACCTTTGGATGTGGTAGAAGCCAATCTAATCAAAAGCCTGGTAGACCAGAACCATGTGGTGATCGCTGGCGGAGGTGGCGGTATTCCGGTAGTTGACAAAGGTAATGGTGTGCTGGAAGGAGTTCCGGCCGTAGTGGATAAAGATTTTATATCGGCAAAAATGGCAGAACTGATGGACGTGGATTTACTGATTATCTTGACAGCGGTAGAAAAAGTAGCCATCCATTTTGGCAAACCAAACCAGAAAGAATTAACAAGATTGACAAAAGAGGAGGTTTACCAGTATATTGAAGAAGGGCATTTTGCTCCCGGCTCAATGCTTCCAAAGATGAAAACCGCCTTACGATTTGTTGAATCAGCACCGGGACGAGAAACACTGATTACCTCTTTAGAAAAAGCCAAAGAAGGAATTGAAGGGAAAACAGGCACGACCATTGTTAGCACTTAA
- a CDS encoding YlbE family protein — protein sequence MLKQKIQEANQEAIEKLLKAQPTLVGIGVAGKDIPGMDKKTILHAGPPIQWEKMSGPLKGAVIGGLIYEGLAANEKEAIQLVEAGEITFDSCHHHQAVGPMAGVVTASMPVWIIENTTFQNKAYCTLNEGLGKVLRYGAYGEDVIKRLKWMEEVMAPVLKEALEKSGPIDLKTMVAQVVQMGDEGHNRNKAGTSLIIRELAPHIIETSFDNQQKAEVMKFINSNDHFFLNLTMPAFKSSLDPLENIPYSTLVYTMARNGTEFGIRVSGLGNQWFTAPAEIIDGLFFPGYSKEDANPDIGDSVITETAGVGGFAMAAAIPIVQFVGGTPQDAINFTKSMYEITEEENDTYKVPVLDFKGTPTGIDIRKVVETGILPIINTGIAHKDPGVGQVGAGLVRPPMKCFEDALEAFSERVGIL from the coding sequence TTGCTAAAACAAAAAATTCAAGAGGCAAATCAAGAAGCCATTGAAAAACTATTGAAAGCTCAACCCACTTTGGTGGGTATAGGGGTAGCCGGTAAGGATATTCCAGGCATGGATAAAAAAACCATATTGCATGCAGGGCCACCAATTCAATGGGAAAAGATGAGCGGGCCCTTAAAAGGAGCCGTCATTGGCGGATTGATTTATGAAGGACTTGCCGCCAACGAGAAAGAAGCCATTCAACTGGTAGAAGCAGGAGAAATCACCTTTGATTCCTGTCACCATCATCAAGCCGTAGGTCCAATGGCAGGGGTTGTGACGGCATCGATGCCCGTATGGATTATTGAAAATACTACTTTCCAAAACAAAGCTTACTGTACCCTTAATGAAGGACTTGGGAAAGTGTTACGCTACGGTGCGTATGGAGAAGATGTGATTAAGCGGTTAAAATGGATGGAAGAAGTTATGGCACCGGTATTAAAAGAAGCCTTAGAAAAATCCGGCCCCATCGACTTAAAAACCATGGTGGCACAAGTGGTTCAAATGGGCGATGAAGGGCATAATAGAAATAAGGCGGGTACCTCTTTGATCATTAGAGAACTAGCCCCTCATATCATAGAAACTTCTTTTGATAACCAGCAAAAGGCAGAAGTAATGAAGTTTATCAACAGTAACGATCATTTCTTCTTAAACCTGACCATGCCAGCTTTTAAGTCCAGCTTGGATCCTCTGGAAAACATTCCTTATTCAACCTTGGTATATACCATGGCACGAAACGGAACCGAGTTTGGAATACGAGTATCTGGTCTGGGAAATCAATGGTTTACAGCACCAGCGGAAATCATCGATGGACTGTTTTTCCCAGGATATAGCAAAGAAGATGCCAATCCAGATATTGGAGACAGCGTTATCACAGAAACAGCAGGCGTAGGTGGCTTCGCCATGGCCGCTGCCATTCCTATTGTACAATTTGTAGGCGGAACGCCACAAGACGCTATTAACTTTACAAAAAGCATGTACGAAATCACCGAAGAAGAAAACGATACCTATAAAGTACCTGTCCTGGATTTTAAAGGAACCCCGACAGGCATCGATATCCGCAAAGTAGTAGAAACCGGTATTCTACCGATTATCAATACGGGAATAGCCCATAAAGATCCGGGAGTAGGCCAGGTGGGAGCTGGTTTGGTAAGACCACCAATGAAATGTTTTGAAGATGCCCTAGAAGCTTTTAGTGAAAGAGTTGGCATTCTTTAA
- a CDS encoding carbon-nitrogen hydrolase family protein has protein sequence MKEHIAACVQIAIKPNNIKENTDKVCHWMEKAAKEHEAELLLFPESITTGFTPNMPKEAFYELLPESVESHTTEVRKLCKELKVHLVYPIYERGSEKGEILNSSLLIDDQGQILGNYRKTHPFPTERQWTTAGTETAVIETKLGKIGMIICYDGDFPELSRVLTLKGAEIITRPSALLRSFDIWELTNKGRAYDNHVYLLGANAVGPDAGDNYYFGHSMIVSPIAQILGQARGTEEIVSAKLDPNPIKNVSYGTRSPMIFDHVEDRNVDAYKEILTEGTCAFEPAKRIPYQKK, from the coding sequence GTGAAAGAACATATAGCCGCTTGCGTGCAAATTGCAATTAAACCAAATAACATCAAAGAAAATACGGATAAAGTATGCCATTGGATGGAAAAAGCCGCTAAAGAACATGAAGCCGAACTATTGCTGTTTCCGGAAAGCATTACCACCGGTTTCACACCGAATATGCCAAAAGAAGCGTTTTATGAATTATTACCGGAATCTGTGGAAAGTCACACTACTGAAGTCCGAAAACTGTGTAAAGAATTAAAGGTTCATCTGGTTTATCCTATTTACGAAAGAGGTTCCGAGAAAGGCGAAATCCTGAACAGTTCCTTACTGATAGATGATCAAGGCCAGATTTTAGGAAATTATCGAAAAACCCATCCTTTTCCTACGGAAAGACAATGGACAACGGCAGGAACAGAAACAGCGGTCATCGAAACCAAGTTAGGGAAAATTGGAATGATCATCTGCTATGACGGAGATTTTCCAGAACTAAGCCGAGTGCTAACCTTAAAAGGAGCAGAAATCATCACCAGACCTTCCGCACTTTTAAGAAGCTTTGATATATGGGAACTTACGAATAAAGGCAGAGCCTATGATAACCATGTATACCTGTTGGGCGCCAATGCTGTAGGGCCAGACGCCGGTGATAATTATTATTTTGGGCATAGCATGATTGTTAGCCCTATTGCACAGATCCTTGGTCAGGCAAGAGGAACAGAAGAGATTGTTTCTGCCAAACTGGATCCAAACCCCATTAAAAACGTAAGCTATGGTACCCGCTCACCGATGATCTTTGATCATGTAGAAGATCGTAATGTAGATGCCTATAAAGAAATTCTCACCGAAGGAACCTGCGCTTTCGAACCGGCTAAAAGAATTCCTTACCAAAAAAAGTAA
- a CDS encoding DUF2877 domain-containing protein, with the protein MKIDGMDQHFYQECVTKKRIGFRVHSVFESAVNLISQEGIWATVVSKGRWLPPNGFRVKNFPELKERLKQEDSFWMDENILPDKLIDLHIHRITEKPEQRESMEILEKKVEYLQEYLNIFGKEGFMRKPLPEKIQLSLTAFDQGLDNQDEERVKDSLQGLIGFGKGLTPSMDDYLAARILVWKIWKQIYPIKETIHFGDFVVDGAVQKTTVVSERMLQFANQGRCSEDLLRLFRMMFLSSKGPEYEDAIKEVMEIGGSSGEDWIYGIIKETKRLLVNRKGGNNA; encoded by the coding sequence ATGAAAATAGATGGAATGGATCAACATTTTTATCAAGAATGCGTTACAAAAAAAAGGATAGGTTTTCGGGTACATTCCGTTTTTGAAAGTGCGGTTAACCTTATCAGCCAGGAAGGAATCTGGGCAACGGTGGTTTCAAAGGGCCGCTGGTTACCACCCAATGGTTTCCGGGTAAAAAATTTTCCAGAACTAAAGGAAAGATTGAAACAAGAAGACAGCTTCTGGATGGATGAAAACATTTTGCCCGACAAGCTTATCGATCTTCATATCCATCGCATCACCGAAAAGCCAGAACAAAGAGAATCCATGGAGATACTGGAAAAAAAAGTAGAATATTTACAGGAATATCTGAATATTTTTGGAAAAGAAGGATTTATGAGAAAGCCATTACCGGAAAAAATTCAATTATCCCTTACGGCCTTCGATCAAGGGTTGGATAATCAAGATGAAGAAAGGGTGAAAGATTCCCTTCAAGGCCTTATTGGGTTTGGAAAAGGATTAACGCCATCAATGGACGATTATTTAGCCGCTCGGATCCTTGTCTGGAAAATCTGGAAACAGATTTATCCCATCAAAGAAACCATTCACTTTGGTGATTTTGTAGTAGATGGGGCCGTACAAAAAACCACGGTTGTTAGTGAACGAATGCTTCAATTTGCCAATCAAGGCAGATGTTCAGAAGATTTGTTAAGACTGTTCAGAATGATGTTTCTTTCTTCTAAAGGACCAGAGTACGAAGATGCCATTAAAGAAGTAATGGAGATTGGCGGTTCCTCCGGAGAAGATTGGATTTATGGAATAATAAAAGAAACCAAACGTTTACTAGTGAACCGTAAAGGAGGAAACAACGCATGA
- a CDS encoding MFS transporter, with protein sequence MSDNIKKMVFSQTIYSIFKSFIMIFVNIYLWQTGESMQGVALFNIFNYTAAFLSFYIANKIALVNMKLNYIGSSLAFILLFTITAIFQEGVNDYAALMGIFGGIGDGLFFFNMNYYQAYQLDREEADTFMSMVGMVTKASSIGTPVISGMVINRFGFNAMIYALLLLVIAQMLNAISLPKANIQHMFRINFKKMLQCKDQKRILLTHAIHAPYGQFIIMANSVFLYSFTRSEVVMGYLNTLFAIASILLYMVYLKLRSHFTRKNMTRIGVFALAFSIMVLFQPNFWTFIIFSLTVGLGDAFFNKPLTGAQIYYAKQYSDDEREVLGNLMTRVFLLTTGRCVFYLLVFFFYKDYTSPIFTIFLGYNLLSPYVSYRLARKQME encoded by the coding sequence TTGAGTGATAACATCAAGAAGATGGTATTTAGTCAAACCATTTATTCGATTTTCAAAAGTTTTATCATGATTTTTGTTAATATTTATCTTTGGCAAACAGGTGAAAGCATGCAAGGGGTAGCTCTTTTTAATATATTCAATTATACAGCTGCCTTCTTGTCTTTCTATATAGCGAATAAAATTGCATTGGTTAATATGAAATTAAATTACATAGGGTCTTCTCTTGCTTTTATTCTGTTATTTACCATAACAGCTATTTTTCAGGAAGGTGTTAACGATTATGCGGCGTTGATGGGAATCTTTGGAGGAATAGGTGACGGCCTGTTCTTTTTTAATATGAATTACTACCAAGCCTACCAACTGGACCGGGAAGAAGCGGATACGTTTATGAGTATGGTAGGCATGGTTACCAAAGCTTCTTCTATCGGAACACCGGTTATTTCTGGTATGGTGATCAATCGGTTTGGGTTTAACGCCATGATCTATGCACTGCTACTACTGGTTATCGCGCAAATGCTCAATGCCATTTCCCTTCCAAAAGCTAACATCCAACATATGTTTCGCATCAACTTCAAAAAAATGCTTCAGTGTAAAGATCAAAAACGGATCCTTCTGACCCATGCCATCCATGCTCCTTATGGTCAGTTTATTATTATGGCCAACAGCGTCTTCCTATATTCTTTTACCCGAAGTGAAGTGGTGATGGGTTATCTGAACACCCTCTTTGCCATTGCCTCCATCCTATTGTATATGGTTTACTTGAAGCTAAGAAGTCATTTCACCAGAAAAAACATGACCCGTATTGGGGTATTTGCCTTAGCATTTTCAATCATGGTGCTTTTTCAACCTAATTTCTGGACGTTTATTATCTTCAGCCTAACCGTAGGATTAGGTGACGCGTTTTTTAATAAACCCCTTACAGGAGCCCAGATTTACTATGCCAAACAGTACTCGGATGATGAGAGAGAAGTTCTTGGAAATCTAATGACACGAGTATTTCTGTTAACAACAGGCCGATGTGTGTTTTATTTATTAGTATTCTTTTTTTACAAAGATTATACCTCTCCTATTTTCACCATTTTTCTGGGGTATAATTTATTATCGCCTTATGTGAGTTATCGGTTAGCGAGAAAACAAATGGAATAG